In one Solanum dulcamara chromosome 1, daSolDulc1.2, whole genome shotgun sequence genomic region, the following are encoded:
- the LOC129901653 gene encoding uncharacterized protein LOC129901653 isoform X2 — protein MKSSRSMKRKIGDVHEKYSDKEIVALKKATCRIGRQNLKVAGECRNRSAGENDMILPVQAAKVSCQKLPGRMTCSPVTKGDAAERSQQLDSYKKIKLQLFPINKSTRQRLEKDGCNPFQELTLSAQKKISSVIKHLNTKWSSSSLGLGELLLFPYDTNTENIASQKRWSSKDTNISAGEVYAAIGGPAIFRLRYDWFSDLKLKAFEVPDISLPSGMHSQSRGIKRIFAAAMDTANDKVEGAKLKNEELIKPICKNEHANVTENQNMALNIPADHMVDEIRKQNVLSKMENPWNDILTNLSIGGLFSEASMPGKISNLENKLDLQPIQLVSDISIGALLSEVSLQGKMSTEMKQENRVELQPPPFSSYFSTGNFLSEASSQGKISDFNLASKETSGLKETSECGHHIESKFSWDFNLTNLSIGGFLSEVSLLEKLKKHDQRSEDKPSSVDSFVAACINSHPEISKSSPHELHSSILDAEETCHAFPVRKDSSGNENATTLCGTAGSDKSKSFRIPSSSNAAEDQSSQQPKTNLFSRSRGVSNEDSSLGLKGGIKWEDSLGPFDLGQTILRPVNDSGQC, from the exons ATGAAATCTAGCCGATCTATGAAGAGGAAGATAGgtgatgttcatgaaaaatacAGTGACAAGGAGATTGTTGCATTAAAGAAAGCAACATGTAGGATTGGTCGACAGAATCTGAAAGTAGCAG GGGAATGTAGAAATCGTTCGGCTGGGGAGAATGATATGATTTTGCCCGTACAAGCTGCTAAGGTATCTTGTCAAAAGCTTCCAGGAAGGATGACATGTTCCCCTGTAACAAAAGGAGATGCTGCAGAAAGGAGTCAACAGCTTGATTcttataagaagattaagctacaGCTTTTTCCAATAAATAAAAGTACCCGACAGAGATTGGAGAAG GATGGCTGCAACCCATTCCAGGAACTCACTTTAAGTGCTCAGAAGAAGATATCATCAGTGATTAAGCACCTTAATACAAAGTGGAGTTCTTCGAGTTTGGGGTTAGGGGAGCTCCTTCTATTCCCCTATGATACTAATACAGAAAACATAGCATCACAGAAACGATGGAGCTCTAAAGATACCAATATTTCTGCGGGAGAAGTGTATGCAGCAATAGGAGGTCCTGCCATTTTTCGCTTAAG GTATGACTGGTTTTCTGATCTGAAGCTCAAAGCTTTTGAGGTACCTGATATCTCCCTGCCCTCTGGTATGCATTCACAATCAAGGGGTATTAAGAGAATCTTTGCTGCTGCAATGGACACAGCAAATGACAAAGTGGAGGGAGCTAAGTTGAAAAATGAAGAGCTTATTAAACCAATCTGCAAAAATGAGCATGCAAATGTAACTGAGAATCAGAATATGGCTTTGAACATACCGGCTGATCACATG GTTGATGAGATAAGAAAGCAAAATGTCCTTTCAAAGATGGAAAATCCCTGGAATGATATTTTGACCAACCTAAGCATTGGAGGATTGTTTTCTGAGGCATCTATGCCAGGAAAGATCAGCAACttagaaaataaattggattTGCAGCCAATCCAGTTAGTTTCTGATATTAGTATTGGAGCTTTGCTGTCTGAAGTGTCTTTGCAGGGTAAGATGTCTACTGAAATGAAACAAGAGAACAGAGTGGAATTGCAGCCACCGCCATTTAGTTCCTATTTTAGCACAGGAAACTTCCTTTCTGAAGCATCTTCTCAGGGAAAGATTAGTGATTTCAATTTAGCTTCAAAAGAAACATCTGGATTGAAGGAAACATCAGAGTGTGGCCACCACAttgagtcaaaattttcatggGATTTTAATCTCACTAACTTGAGCATTGGAGGATTTCTGTCTGAGGTGTCCCTGCtggagaaattaaaaaaacatgaCCAAAGAAGTGAGGACAAACCAAGCTCGGTTGATTCGTTTGTTGCTGCATGCATTAATTCACACCCTGAAATTTCAAAGTCATCACCTCATGAATTGCACTCGTCTATCTTGGATGCTGAAGAGACATGTCATGCATTTCCAGTGCGTAAAGATTCATCAGGAAATGAAAATGCCACAACTTTGTGCGGAACAGCTGGTTCTGACAAGTCAAAATCTTTCAGAATTCCATCATCCTCTAATGCTGCTGAG GATCAATCATCTCAGCAACCAAAGACAAACCTCTTTTCTCGTTCACGGGGTGTTTCCAATGAAGACAGCAGCCTTGGGCTAAAGGGTGGCATCAAATGG GAAGACTCTTTGGGACCATTTGATCTTGGACAGACCATTTTGCGACCTGTTAACGATTCGGGACAGTGTTAG
- the LOC129901653 gene encoding uncharacterized protein LOC129901653 isoform X1, which yields MKSSRSMKRKIGDVHEKYSDKEIVALKKATCRIGRQNLKVAGECRNRSAGENDMILPVQAAKVSCQKLPGRMTCSPVTKGDAAERSQQLDSYKKIKLQLFPINKSTRQRLEKDGCNPFQELTLSAQKKISSVIKHLNTKWSSSSLGLGELLLFPYDTNTENIASQKRWSSKDTNISAGEVYAAIGGPAIFRLRYDWFSDLKLKAFEVPDISLPSGMHSQSRGIKRIFAAAMDTANDKVEGAKLKNEELIKPICKNEHANVTENQNMALNIPADHMVDEIRKQNVLSKMENPWNDILTNLSIGGLFSEASMPGKISNLENKLDLQPIQLVSDISIGALLSEVSLQGKMSTEMKQENRVELQPPPFSSYFSTGNFLSEASSQGKISDFNLASKETSGLKETSECGHHIESKFSWDFNLTNLSIGGFLSEVSLLEKLKKHDQRSEDKPSSVDSFVAACINSHPEISKSSPHELHSSILDAEETCHAFPVRKDSSGNENATTLCGTAGSDKSKSFRIPSSSNAAERRTRSVVAQDQSSQQPKTNLFSRSRGVSNEDSSLGLKGGIKWEDSLGPFDLGQTILRPVNDSGQC from the exons ATGAAATCTAGCCGATCTATGAAGAGGAAGATAGgtgatgttcatgaaaaatacAGTGACAAGGAGATTGTTGCATTAAAGAAAGCAACATGTAGGATTGGTCGACAGAATCTGAAAGTAGCAG GGGAATGTAGAAATCGTTCGGCTGGGGAGAATGATATGATTTTGCCCGTACAAGCTGCTAAGGTATCTTGTCAAAAGCTTCCAGGAAGGATGACATGTTCCCCTGTAACAAAAGGAGATGCTGCAGAAAGGAGTCAACAGCTTGATTcttataagaagattaagctacaGCTTTTTCCAATAAATAAAAGTACCCGACAGAGATTGGAGAAG GATGGCTGCAACCCATTCCAGGAACTCACTTTAAGTGCTCAGAAGAAGATATCATCAGTGATTAAGCACCTTAATACAAAGTGGAGTTCTTCGAGTTTGGGGTTAGGGGAGCTCCTTCTATTCCCCTATGATACTAATACAGAAAACATAGCATCACAGAAACGATGGAGCTCTAAAGATACCAATATTTCTGCGGGAGAAGTGTATGCAGCAATAGGAGGTCCTGCCATTTTTCGCTTAAG GTATGACTGGTTTTCTGATCTGAAGCTCAAAGCTTTTGAGGTACCTGATATCTCCCTGCCCTCTGGTATGCATTCACAATCAAGGGGTATTAAGAGAATCTTTGCTGCTGCAATGGACACAGCAAATGACAAAGTGGAGGGAGCTAAGTTGAAAAATGAAGAGCTTATTAAACCAATCTGCAAAAATGAGCATGCAAATGTAACTGAGAATCAGAATATGGCTTTGAACATACCGGCTGATCACATG GTTGATGAGATAAGAAAGCAAAATGTCCTTTCAAAGATGGAAAATCCCTGGAATGATATTTTGACCAACCTAAGCATTGGAGGATTGTTTTCTGAGGCATCTATGCCAGGAAAGATCAGCAACttagaaaataaattggattTGCAGCCAATCCAGTTAGTTTCTGATATTAGTATTGGAGCTTTGCTGTCTGAAGTGTCTTTGCAGGGTAAGATGTCTACTGAAATGAAACAAGAGAACAGAGTGGAATTGCAGCCACCGCCATTTAGTTCCTATTTTAGCACAGGAAACTTCCTTTCTGAAGCATCTTCTCAGGGAAAGATTAGTGATTTCAATTTAGCTTCAAAAGAAACATCTGGATTGAAGGAAACATCAGAGTGTGGCCACCACAttgagtcaaaattttcatggGATTTTAATCTCACTAACTTGAGCATTGGAGGATTTCTGTCTGAGGTGTCCCTGCtggagaaattaaaaaaacatgaCCAAAGAAGTGAGGACAAACCAAGCTCGGTTGATTCGTTTGTTGCTGCATGCATTAATTCACACCCTGAAATTTCAAAGTCATCACCTCATGAATTGCACTCGTCTATCTTGGATGCTGAAGAGACATGTCATGCATTTCCAGTGCGTAAAGATTCATCAGGAAATGAAAATGCCACAACTTTGTGCGGAACAGCTGGTTCTGACAAGTCAAAATCTTTCAGAATTCCATCATCCTCTAATGCTGCTGAG CGCAGAACTCGAAGTGTGGTTGCACAGGATCAATCATCTCAGCAACCAAAGACAAACCTCTTTTCTCGTTCACGGGGTGTTTCCAATGAAGACAGCAGCCTTGGGCTAAAGGGTGGCATCAAATGG GAAGACTCTTTGGGACCATTTGATCTTGGACAGACCATTTTGCGACCTGTTAACGATTCGGGACAGTGTTAG